The DNA segment GTCGCCGCGTCCGCGCGGCGCTCGCGGCCGCGCTCCTGCTGTTCCCGGCCCAGTCCGGCGTCGGCGCGCTCGTCGCCGTCGGCGGGCTCCCCGCCTCGCTCGCCCCCGTCCACCTGCTGCTGGGCGTGACGATCTTCGGCGCCGTCCTCGCCGCGCTCGCGTGGTGGCTGGAGGCGGAGACCGGCGCCCCCGACGACGCGCCGGTCGACTTCCGGCCCGGGACCGACGACCTCCCGCCGGTCGAGGAGGCGCCGGAGCCCGAGATCCCGACGGCGACGGTCCCCCGGCTGAAGGCGACCGCGGCCGCCTACTTCCGGCTGATGAAGCCCCGCCTGATGTGGCTGCTCTGCCTCGTCGCCGCCGCGGCGATGGCGCTCGCCGGCGGCCCGGGGTTCACCCCGTACGTCGTCGGCGCGACGCTGGCCGGCGGCGCGCTCTCGATCGGCGCGTCCGGGACGTTCAACCACGTGTTCGAGCGCGACATCGACAGGCGGATGCAGCGGACCAACGACCGCCCGCTGGCGACCGACCTCGTGCCGGTGCGCAACGCGCTCGCGTTCGGACTGCTGTTGGCGGCCGTCTCCCTCGGCCTCTTCTGGACGGTGAACCCGCTCACGGCGGCGCTCGGGCTGGTCGCCATCGTGTTTTACAGCGTCGTCTACACGCTCGTGTTGAAGCCGAACACGGTCCAGAACACCGTCATCGGCGGCGCGGCCGGCGCGCTCCCGGCGCTCATCGGCTGGGCGGCGGTGACCGGCGAGGTCGGCGGCGGCGGGCTGCTGCTCGCGCTCGTCATCTTCCTGTGGACGCCCGCGCACTTCTACAACCTCGCGCTGGCGTACAAGGACGACTACGAGCGCGGCGGCTTCCCGATGATGCCCGTCGTCCGCGGCGAGACGGCGACGCGCCGCCACATCGTCTGGTACCTCGGCGCGACGCTCGTGGCCGCCGTCGCGCTCGCGGCCGCCGCCGAGCCGCTCGGTGCGCTCTACGCCGCGGTCGGCGTCGCCCTCGGCGCGGTGTTCCTGTGGGCCGTCGTCCGGCTCCACTACGAGCAGACGGAGGCGGCGGCGTTCCGCGCGTTCCACGCCTCGAACGCCTACCTCGGCCTACTGTTATTCGCCGTCGTGTTCGACGCCCTCGTGGTCTGAGGGAGTCGGCGTCGGCGTATCGGAGACGGCCGGACCGGCGTGGTTTATATAGCTCCGCGAGAAAGTCGCGGCAATCGAATGGACGCCTCGCCGAGAGCCGTCGCCCGCTCGCTGTGGCCCGTCTGGGGGCTCGGCGCCGTGCTCGTCCTCTCGCTCCTCGCGGAAGCCGCCGCACTCTCCGTTGGGGTCGCTCCCGCTCCCGGCGGCTACTGGGTGGGGTACGCCTCGACGATACTGGTCGTCGTCGGGGTCGGGTACGCCGTCTACGTGATGCCGAGGTCGGACATCTCGCCCGCCCGGTACCCGCGGCTCAACCGCTGGTGGATCGCGGGCGCGTCGGGATTCCTCCTCGTCAACGTCGGGTTCATGGCGACGCTGCCGACCGAGACGGCGTTTCAGGTGTTCGGCTGGGGTCGATGGGCGATCGGCTTCGGCGGCGGCGTCGGGCTGGTCATCGGGCTGTTCGAGGCGAGAGCGATCGAACGCGAGGTCGCGGCGGAGCGGAGCCGCCTCCGACAGGCCGAGCTCCGCAGCGAGCGCGACCGGCTCGAGGAGTTCGCGAGCGTCGTCTCGCACGACCTCCGGAACCCGCTCAACGTCGTCCGCGGCCGCATCGACCTCGCCAGGCGCGCCCACCCCGAGGACGAACACCTCGAGGCGGCCGAGCCCGCGCTCGATCGGATGGACGAGATCATCGGGGAGACGCTCGCGCTCGCCCGCGAGGGAAAGAGCGTGGACGGCGTCGACGACGTCGACCTCGCCGAGTGCGCGCGCGAGTGCTGGTCGCGCGTGGACGCGCCGGACGCGGCGCTCCGCGTGGACGGATCGGCGACGGTACGGGCCGACCGCGACCGGCTGTCGCACGTCTTCGAGAACCTCTTTCGGAACAGCGTGGAACACGGCGGCCGCGACGTGACCGTTCGCGTGGGGGTACTCGACGGAGGCGACGGCTTCTTCGTCGAAGACGACGGGGTCGGAATCCCGGCGGACCAGGTCGATCGGGTGCGCGAGACGGGGTTCACGTCGTCCGCCGACGGAACCGGGTTCGGACTGGCGATCGTCGACCGGATCGTCGACGCCCACGGGTGGGAACTGCGGATCGCCGAGGGGGACGACGGCGGCGTGCGGTTCGAGATCCGCGGCGTCGAGCGGTCGGAGGAGGCGACGCGAGCGAGCGCCGCCGAAGGGGCCGACCGCGCGCCCCATCGTTAAGTCCGTTCGACCCGAAAAGGAAGACGTATGACCCGAGTCGAGATCGAGTTCTGCGTGCCGTGCGGGTTCTTGAACCGCGCTCAGGACGTCTCGGAGGCGCTGCTCAAGCAGTTCGGCGAGGAGCTCGACGAGGTCGCCCTGGTCACGGGCGACAGCGGCGTGTTCGTCGTCCGCGCGGACGACGAGGTCGTCTTCGACAAGACCGAAGACGAGTACGACGTGGACGCCATCGTGCGCGCCGTCAGGCCGTACGTCGGCGCGGCGGCGTGAGGGCTCGTTACTCCCCGTTATAAACTGTGCGCGCGGAGTTCGTCACCACGAGGAGGCTACTCGTCGCCATCGCGAGCGCCGCGAGGAGCGGATTGAGAACGCCCGCGATCGCCATCGGGATCGCCACCGCGTTGTAGACGAACGCCCAGCCGAGGTTCTGCTTGAGCCGCCGGTTCGTCCCCCGGGTGACCGCGAACAGCTCGGGGACCGCGGAGAGGCGGTCCTCCAGGAGGACGGCGTCCGCGGCGTCGGCCGCGAGGTCCGTCCCGCTCGCGACCGAGACGCCGAGGTCCGCAGCGGCGAGCGCTGGCGCGTCGTTGCTCCCGTCGCCGACCACGGCGACGCGCTCGGTCGCCGCGAGCCGCCGCACGGTCTCGGCCTTCGCCTCCGGCGGCACCTCCGCGAACGTCTCGTCGATCGCGGGGTGGTCCGCGAACCGCCGGGTCGCCTCGGGGGAGTCGCCCGTGAGCACCACGACGCGTCGCCCCCCGTCGGCGAGGCCGGTGACGACCGCTTCCCACCCCTCGCGGACTTCGTCGCCGACGACGAGAACGCCGACGACCGACCCCTCCCAACCGACGAAGACGGGGACCCGCCCGTCTTCGCGGGCCGCCTCGCCGGCCGATTCGAGCGACGCCGGCACGGTCCACTCCGTTCCCTCGAACAGCGACCGGTGTCCGACGACGACCTCGTCGCCGTCGATCCGCCCCGTGACGCCGCGGTCCGAGACGGTCACCGCGGCGGTCGACGTGCCGGCGGCGTCGTCGGCAGGTCGCTTCTCCCCACCCTCGTCGTCGGCGGTCACGCCGCCGTCGGTCGCCGCTGCCGACGCGTCGCTCGTGTCGTCGCGCGCGGATCCCCCGTCGTCGCCCGCGACCGCGTCGACGATCGCCTCGGCGACCGGGTGAGCCGAGGCGCGCTCGACCGCCGCGGCCCGGCGACGAACCTCCTCCGGCGACGCGCCGTCGCTGACGGTGTCGAGCAGCCGCATCTCCCCGTCGGTGAGCGTCCCCGTCTTGTCCAGCACGACGGTGTCGATGCCCGCCGCCTCCTCGAAGACAGCGTCCGAGACGATCACGATGCCGCGGCGGGCTGCGTCGCGGATCCCGGCGGCGACCGCGAGCGGGGTCGCGAGCCCGAGCGCGCACGGACAGGAGACGATGAGCACCGTGAGCCCGACGAGCGCGGCGTCCACGGGCGCCGATCCGAGCGCGAAGGTCGCCGCCCCGCCGAGGGCGGCGACCGCGACGACGAGCGGGACGAACGCGGTCGCGAGCCGGTCGACGAGCCGCTGGACCCCCGACCGCGAGCTCTGGAGCTCCCACAGCAGCCGGACGAGGGTGTCGAGGGTGCTCGTCGCGTCCTCGCCGACCGCGACGACGACCGGCGCGTCGGTGACGACCGTCCCGCCGCGGACCTCGTCGCCCTCCCGCTTCGTCGCCGGGAGCGACTCGCCCGTGACGAGCGCCTCGTCGACGGCGGCGGTCCCCTCGGCCACGGTCCCGTCGAAGGGGACCCGCTCGCCGGGGCGCACGAGGAGCCGATCGCCGGGGTCGACCGTCTCGGCCGCGACGGTCTCGCCGGACTCGGTGCGGACCGTCCGGTCGCCGGCCGTCGTGAGGTCGGAGAGCATGCCGGTCGCGCGCCGTTTGATGAGCGACTCGTAGTGGTTTCCGGCGGTGACGACTAGGATCACGGCGATCGTCACGTCGAAGTAGAGGTCGGTCCGGCCCACGAGTAGCGCGAGCGTGCTGTACGCGTACGAACTCCCCGCCGCGAGCGACACGAGGAGGTCCATGTTCGGTTGCCGGGCCCTGAGGCTCACGTACGCGCCCCGCAGGATCGGGTAGCCGGTGTAAAAGAGGACGATCGAGGCGAACACCCACACCTGCGCGAACAGGTAGGTGCCCGAGACGCCGCCGAGGTCGAGGATCGGCTCGTACCCGAAGTAGGTCGGGTAGAGGAAGAGGACGTACCACAGCATCGCCATCATCCCGAAGAGGCCGCCGCCGATCAGGAAGCGGACGACGTCGTCGTCGCGGTCCGGCTCCGGGTCCGCTCGGTCGCTCGCGGTGTACCCCGCGACGGAGAGCCGCTTGGGGAGCTCGTCGGCACTCACCGCGTCGGGGTCGTAGTCGACGCGGATCGTGTCGGTGGCGTAGCTCGCCTCGGCGGCGGCGACGCCGTCCTGCTCGCCGGCCGTCAGCTCCAGGAAGGACTCGCACGTCGCACAGTGCATCCCGTCGACGCGGAGGAACGTCGTTTCCCCGTCGAACGCCTCGCCGGGCTCCGTCTCGGGGCGGCGCTCGTCGACGTCGTCGACGTCGTCCAGAGAGCGGGCGACCGCGAGGCAGCCGCGACAGCAGAAGTCGCCGTCGACGTCGGGGGCGGTGTGGGGGTCGTCTCCCGTCGGAAGGTCACAGAGGGTACAGTTCGACATGGGTGAGATTGGCCGCCGAGCGCGGCGCCGTCACGCCTCGTCGGGCTCGCTCGTATCGGGGGCGCTCGCGTCGGGACCGAACCGGCGAGAGCCGCCGGTGGCGATCCGGAGGCTCCCCCAGATGATCAGGACGTTGATCAGCGCGATCCCGACGACGATCGCCGCGCGGTCGGCGATGAACACCGCCGCCGGCACGAGGCCGCCCAACACGAGGAGCAGGGCTCGCTGGAGCGAGAGGTCCATGCGTCGAGGTGGGTCGCTCTCGTCATAGGTAACGGCAAGATTCTCACGGCGTGAGAACGATTCGATCGTATATATCCGGGTGTGAACAACCGCGTCCCATGGCTCAAACCGAGACCGCTCGCGGCGGACCCGACGAGGCGGGCGGCGAGGAGGAGTTCGATCCGATCGGAACGCTCACGCTCATCGGTATCTACTTCGTCATCCTGTTGCTCGCGTGGGTGTACATCTACTACGTCGAGTTCCTCGGCCGCGACCTGGTCGTCGTGGGGTGATCACGGATGCACATTCACGCCTACGAGAAGCTCTGGCTCGCGGCGTCGATCCTCCTGATACTGCTGCTCATCGGCTCGGTCACCTACGGCGCCGTCGGACCCGGCGTCGCCATGGTGTCCGACAGCGAGCCGCCGATCGACGCGCAGGCGCTCGACGAGGACGACCGCTTCTCCGAACCCCGCGTCGAGCAGGTCGGCGAGAACGAGTACGCGGCGTACGTCGTCGCCTACCAGTTCGGCTTCGAACCCAGTCCGATCGTCGTCCCCGAGAACAGTACGGTGACGTTCTACGTCACCTCTCGGGACGTGATCCACGGGTTCGAGGTCGTCGGCACGAACGCGAACACGATGGTCGTCCCCGGCGAGGTGTCGGAGCTCACCGTCGAGGTCGAGGGGCCACAGGAGTACGGCCTCCTCTGTAACGAGTACTGCGGCGCGGGCCATCACGTGATGGAGGGGAAGGTCAACGTCGTCAGTCAAGCGGAGTTCGACGAGCGGAACGAGGGGGGTGACGACGCGTGAGCGAGGCCATCGAGGCCGAGCGCTCCTTCGTCGACGAGTTCCCCCAAGAGGCGCGGGTCGTCCGCGCCGCGCTGCTCAGTTCCTTCCTCGCGCTGGCGCTCGGGGCGATCTTCGGGATCATTCAGACGCTCCATCGGACCGGGGTCTTCCGGGGACTCATTTCCTCGACCGACTACTACACGTCGCTCACCGCACACGGCGTGTTCCTGGCGATCAGCTTCACCACGTTCTTCCTCGTTGGACTCTTCACGTGGGCGGTGACTCGAAGCCTCGACCGGCCGCTGATCGACATCAGGATCACGTGGACGTGGTACGCGATCATGGCGGTCGGCATGACCATGACCGGCGTCTCCATCCTCGCCGGCTTCGTCCCCGCGCTCGACATGAGCGCGGACGTCCTGTTCACCTTCTACGCGCCGCTGCAGGCGTACCCCATGTTCTACGCGGGGCTCGCCGTCTTCATCGTCGGCTCCTGGATCGCCGGCGCCGACTGGTTCCGGACGTTCCTCGCGTGGAAGCGCGAGCACCCCGACGAGCGGATCCCGCTACAGACGTTCATGGTGCTGACGACGATGGCCATGTGGTACATCGCCTCCTCCGCCGTGGCCGCGTCCGTGCTCATCTTCCTGCTCCCGTGGTCGCTCGGCTTCATCGACTCGGTGAACCCCACGCTGACCCGGACGCTGTTCTGGTTCTTCGGGCACCCGGTCGTGTACTTCTGGCTGATGCCCGCGTACCTGCTGTGGTACACCGTCCTCCCGAAGATCGCCGGAGGACGGCTGTTCAGCGACCCGCTCGCGCGCGTCGTGTTCGTGCTGTTCCTCCTCCTCTCCACTCCGGTCGGGATCCACCACCAGTACTTGGACCCGGGGATCGCGGAGGGGTTCAAGTTCATCTCGATGACGAACACGATGTTCCTGCTGTTGCCGAGCCTGCTCACCGCGTTCACGGTCGTCGCGAGCGTGGAGTACGGCGCCCGCCAGCGCGGCGGGACCGGGCTCCTCGGCTGGCTCACCGACCTCCCGTGGCGCGACCCCGCGTTCACCGGCATGATGCTCGCCGGCCTGATGTTCGCCGCCGGCGGCTTCTCCGGCATGGTGAACGCCGGGATGAACATCAACTACATGATCCACAACACGATCTGGGTGCCGGGCCACTTCCACCTCACCGTCGGCACCGCCGTCGCGCTCACGTTCATGGCGGCGACCTACTGGATCTGGCCGCAGATATCCAACAAGCCGATATACAGCCGGTCGATCGGGCTATTTCAGGTCGTCCTCTGGTTCATCGGGATGGCGCTGATGTCGAACGCGATGCACGCGCAGGGGATCATGGGCGTGCCGCGACGCACCGCGGAGCCCGAGTACAGCGGCTTCGACTACCCGACGATGTTCGGCGGGTTCGAGGAGCTCAACGTCCAGATCGCCATCGGCGGGACGCTGCTGTTCGTCTCGACGGTGCTGTTCATCGGGAACCTCGTGCTCACGATGGGGAACCCGAAGGTGTCCGGACTCGCCGAGTCGCTGCCGCCGGCGCTGTCCGGCCCCGACGACGCCCCGCGAGTGCTCGATAACCTCCGGCTCTGGGTGGGGATCGCGCTGACGCTCGTCGTCCTCGCGTACGCGCTCCCGCTGGCGGCGATCGTCAGTCGCGGCGGACTGCTCGGCCCGGGCGTGGGGACGTATCCGGCGCTGGTCGCTCCGATGCTCGACGCGCTCGCGGGAGCGGTGACGCCGATACTCGGTGCCGTCGGCGGCGCCGCGGGCTCGCTCGTCGAGGTGGTCGGGTGAGCGTCGACGTGACCCGCGGCGGGCTCCTCGTCGCGTTCGCGGTGTTCGGCGTGATCGTCTACGAGTTCCGAACGGTGCTGGACTTCGTCGGGATCGAACTGCCGCTCCTCCCGTACATGGCGGCAGTCTTCGTGCTCGCCAGCGTGCTCCTGTGGGTCGTCACGCTGACCGGCGGGTGGCGGACCGAACCCGAGGAAGACGGACCGGCGTAGCGGCGCAGATCGCCCGGGTCGGACCGCCTTCCTGCGACCCTCGCACCGCGAGGGTTTTGTACCGTCTGACCAATACCAACCATGGAACGGACGCGCGTGGCGGTCCGATGTGTCGACTGCTCGTTCGAGACGGAGTACGACGGGCTCCCGGCGGCGCGGACCGCGCTCGACGACCACGAGTCGGCGACCGGCCACGAGGTGACGTGGGAGATCGAGTCGCTCGCCGAGGGAGTCTCTCGCGCGGGCGACGACGCCGGCGTCTGCGGCCGTCCCGAGTGCGCCAACGAGGACTCGCCGCTCGTGAATCCCGAGCCGGCCGATCGGTAGCTCGACGCGGCCGATCGGTAGCGCGACACGGACGAACGCCGGGCGAGGCGGGACGGAGTCACCGACCCTTTTGTAATCCGCACCGTCGGTGGTCGCGTATGTCAACACGAAACGGTCCGCTCACCTTCGGCGTGCTCGGGACGGCGGGGATCGCGCGGAAGGCGGTGATCCCGGCGATCGCGGCGAGCGATCACGCGGTCGGCGCGGTCGCCTCGCGCGACGGCGACCGGGCGGCGGCGTTCGCCGAGTCGCAGTCGATCGCGCGGAGCTACGGCTCCTACGAGGCGCTGCTCGAAGACGACGAGATCGACGCGGTCTACGTCCCGCTCCCGAACGGGCTCCACGCCGAGTGGACGACGCGCGCGGCCGACGCCGGGCTCCACGTGCTCTGCGAGAAGCCGCTCGCGGCCGACGCGGCGGAGGCGCGCGAGGTGGTCGACCACTGCGAGGACCGCGGCGTCACGCTGATGGAGGGATTCATGTACCGGTACCACCCCCGCACCGAGCGGGTCCTCGAACTGGTCGACCGGGAGCTCCACGACGTGCGTACGGTGAGCTCGACGTTCCGGTTCCCGCTGTACGACCGACCGGGCGACGTGCGCCTCGACCCGGCGCTCGCCGGCGGGTCGCTGATGGACGTCGGCTGTTACCCCGTCTCGCTCGCCAGGACGGTCCTCGGCGAGCCTGACCGGGCGTACGCGCACGCGAACGACACCCGAGACGCCGGCGTCGACACGGAGCTCGCGGGCGTGTTGGAGTACGCGGACGGTCGGTCGGCACAGGTCGCCTCCGGCTTCGACACGCGGCTCGTCCAGCGGTACCGGATCGACGCGACGAACGGCTGGATCGAGGTCGAGCGAGCGTTCGACGCGCCCGACGACGAGCCGGTGGAGCTGACCTACGAGGTCGACGGCCGGCGCGGCGTCGAGACGTTCGACCCGGTGGACCAGTACCGGCTGCAGGTGGAGCACTTCGCCGACCGCGTCGCCGACGGCGCGAACCCGCTGACCGACGGCACGGAGGCGGTCGCGAACATGCGAGTCATCGACGCGCTCGCCGAGAGCGCCGCCGAGGGCGGCGCGGTCGACGTCTCCTGAACTGAGCGGGCCCGCGCCGACCCGTCTGACGGGCCTCGTCGCTTCGGGCGAGGGTTTATACTCGCGCGACACCAATAATGTATATAATGACCAATACCGCTGCCGATACCGAGCCGGACGCCGACGAGGGCGCCCGCCGCCCGACGTCGCTCGCGGACGCGGACGCGCTCGACGCCTTCGTCGACGACGCGGACGCCGCGCTCGTCGAGTTCTACACCGACGGGTGCGGCATCTGTGCGAGCATGGAGCCCGTCCTCGGGAACGTCGCTCGCGCGCTCGACGTCGACGTCGCCCTGATAAATCCCCGCGACGATCCCCCGCTCGTCGAGCGGTTCGACGTGCGGAGCGTCCCGCTGTTCGTGCTGTTCGTCGACGGCGAGCCCGTCGCCCGCCGCGCGGAGGGGTTCATTCCCGGCGAGGAGCTCGCCGACTGGGTCCGCGAGCACGCCGAGTGACCGGTCGCGGCGGCACGGGACGCGCTCGCCGCTAGCCACACGAGCGAAGCGGAACGGAACGAAAAGTACGTCCGAGGTCCGGGCGGAGCCCGGCAGCGTCAGCGCTACAGCCGGCCGACGTTCTCGACGGCGACGGACTCGACGCCGTCGACGTCCGCGAACGCCTCCTCGACCGCCTCGGTGCCGCCCGCGCCGTCGGGAACGATGACGGTCGGTAGGAGGGCGACGAGGCCGAACGCGACGTCGTCGCGCTGGAAGCCGCGGATCTTCGCGCCCTGCGGGAGCGACTCCTCCAGCCGGTCCTGCAGGTCGTCGAGGTCGACCTCGGGGCTGTTCGGCATGACCTTGATCTTGGCGGCGACGTCTCCCATACTAGGGCCCTCGGAAGCCGCAGTCGTGGCACTCGTAGAGGTTGCTCTGCTTCCGGCACTTCGCGCACCGGTGGATCGTCGCCCCGCAGTCGGGGCAGGAGAACCGCGCGGCGTTCATGCCGGCCACCTGGATACCACAGGAGACACACTGACGGGTGCCCTGCGTTTCACTCTCGCTCATACACTGAACCACCACCGCGCGACTTTTAACCGTTGTTCTTTGCGGTCGGCGGCGGACCGCGGCTCGAGACGCGATACCGCGGCGCGCGGGTCCGAGCGCTGTCGACGACGGCACGGGCGATCGGCGGTCCTCCGTCAACCGACGATCAGCGGGCCGATCAGCACGCCCATCAGGTGGACCCTCCGGGCGCCGACCCGCGGCGGGACGAGTCCCAAGACGGCGGCGACGGCGAAGATCCCGACGCCGAACGGGCCGGCGAACAGGAACGAGACGACCGTGAGGAGTCCCAAAACACCGATCGACAGGCGGGTGTAGTCCGCGTTCCCGACGACGCGGAGGTAGGCGTCGCCGACGAGGAGGGCGAGCGCGAACCCGCAGGCCGCCGCCGTCGCCGCGGCGACGAGGAGGACCGGGAGCGCGAACGGGACTTCGGCCCGGTCGATCGCGACCGTGACGCCCGTTCGCGGCGTGCCGAGCGCGACGAGCGCGAACAGCGCGAAAATGGTGTTCGCCGTGTTGGCGCCGCTGGTGGCGACGACGAAGCCGCGGTCGCTCTCGGAGCGTGGGACCGCGGGCAGGGCGGCGACGGCGGCGATCGCCGCGGAGACGCCGGGAACGTAGCCGACGACCGCGCCCGCGAGCGACCCGGCGCCGGCGCTCACCCCGAGGTCGCGGGGCGCCAATGTGATCCGCGCGTCGGCCTGCGGCGGGACGCCCTCGCCGCCGAGCGCGTCGACGAGCACGGGCGCGCCGAACAGCCCGGCGAACAGCGGCGCGAGGACGCCGCCGGCGTCGAGCGGCGCGGCGGGGTCGACGTCGAGGGTCGCGAACCCGAGCGCGGCGCTCGCGAGGAACGCGAGGAGCCCGCCGACCGCGGCCCGCTTCGACGACTCGGTGAACACGAGGAAGGCGACGACACCGGCCAGCAGGAGCGGGAGGTGCGCCCGCACCGCCGGATAGCCGCGGACCATCGCCCACGTGATCGGCACGGCGAGGGGCACCGCGAGCGCGACCGCGAGCCCGGAACCGACCGCCGAGAGCCGGATCGCCTCGCGGCCCCGCCCGGCGATCACGAGCCTGTGGCCTGGCAGCGCCGCGACCGCCGTCGCCGCGTCGGGCACGCCGAGCGCGAGCGCGGGGACGATGTCGAGGAAGGAGTGGACTACGCCCGCGCCGAGCATCGCGACCCCGACGAGCAGCGGGTCGGCGGAGACGGCGGGCGCGAACCCCGCGAGCAGCAGCGCGAAGTTGTTCGCGTGGAGGCCCGGGACGAGCCCGCTCAGGGTGCCGAGCGCGACGCCCCCGCAGAGGAACGCGAGCGCGGCGGCCGCGAACGTCGGATCGACGACCGGGCGGACGAGGGCGTCCATCGCGGCGAGGTGGCCGCGGCTTCGGTGATAAACGGTGGGACCGTCGACGGAGCGATCAACGAGGCTCGGGAGAGTCGAAGCGAACGGTCGAAAACTCGAACCCGCTTACGCCTTCTGGGCCGCCTGCGCCTTCTTCTGGGTGACGTAGCCGGCGATCCGGTTGCGGACGCCCTTCGACTCGACGGTGGTGAGGGCGGTGACGCTCTCCTTGTTCGTCTCGAAGTCCGTGTTGAACGAGTCGGGGTACCGCTCAAGCAGGACGTTCCCGAGCTGCTTGATGTACTTGGGTTTGATGGCCATACCGAGCGATACCGCCGGGCCGAACTAAAAGGGTTCGTTCCGCCGCGAGCGGTCGCGAGGCGGTATCACGGCGGTCCGTGGCGCGATCGAACACTCACGCGTCGCCGTCGCGCTCGCCGCCGGACTCCTGCTCGTTTCCGGCGAGCCCCCGCCATCCGGTCGCCTCGTCGATGCGGGCGAACGCCTCGCGCTCGGCCGGTCCGCCGCAGCGGTCGACCACGTCCGCGAAGTACGCCAGCCGGTCGAGCAGTTCGGCCGTGTCGAATCCGGGCACGTCGAGCCGCGAGGCCGCGACCGTCGCGTCGACGAGCGCGCCGAACCCGCGGTTGACCGTCGGTACGCGCTCCTGGAGCACCGCGCTCTCGACCGGATCGAGCGCCCACGTCCGGATCGTCGTGTCGCCCTCGGTCTCGCTCCCGACCGCCGCGGCGGTCACCTCGACCCAGGCGTCGGCCGTTTCGAGGACGGGCTCGTCGACCTCGCGGACGGTGAGCGCGGCGTCGACGAACGTCCGCGGGTCGGACGTGAACTGGACGACGCCGCCGCCGCGCTCGGCGAAGTTCCGCCACGTCCGGGTGCGGCCGTAGGTCCGCGCGGTGACGGGGTCGGCGGGGTCGTCCGGCGCGTGGAGCCCGAGCGCCGCGACGTTCCACCGGTCGTTCGGGCCGAGCGTCGTCACGACCGACTCGGTGACGCCGCGGAGCGCGATCGGCCAGCCGGCCGGCGTGACGGCGTCGTCGCCCTCCGC comes from the Halorubrum depositum genome and includes:
- a CDS encoding tripartite tricarboxylate transporter permease; the protein is MDALVRPVVDPTFAAAALAFLCGGVALGTLSGLVPGLHANNFALLLAGFAPAVSADPLLVGVAMLGAGVVHSFLDIVPALALGVPDAATAVAALPGHRLVIAGRGREAIRLSAVGSGLAVALAVPLAVPITWAMVRGYPAVRAHLPLLLAGVVAFLVFTESSKRAAVGGLLAFLASAALGFATLDVDPAAPLDAGGVLAPLFAGLFGAPVLVDALGGEGVPPQADARITLAPRDLGVSAGAGSLAGAVVGYVPGVSAAIAAVAALPAVPRSESDRGFVVATSGANTANTIFALFALVALGTPRTGVTVAIDRAEVPFALPVLLVAAATAAACGFALALLVGDAYLRVVGNADYTRLSIGVLGLLTVVSFLFAGPFGVGIFAVAAVLGLVPPRVGARRVHLMGVLIGPLIVG
- a CDS encoding elongation factor 1-beta, which translates into the protein MGDVAAKIKVMPNSPEVDLDDLQDRLEESLPQGAKIRGFQRDDVAFGLVALLPTVIVPDGAGGTEAVEEAFADVDGVESVAVENVGRL
- a CDS encoding DUF447 domain-containing protein, whose protein sequence is MSGDDLDGNRGASAEGDDAVTPAGWPIALRGVTESVVTTLGPNDRWNVAALGLHAPDDPADPVTARTYGRTRTWRNFAERGGGVVQFTSDPRTFVDAALTVREVDEPVLETADAWVEVTAAAVGSETEGDTTIRTWALDPVESAVLQERVPTVNRGFGALVDATVAASRLDVPGFDTAELLDRLAYFADVVDRCGGPAEREAFARIDEATGWRGLAGNEQESGGERDGDA
- a CDS encoding Gfo/Idh/MocA family protein, which produces MSTRNGPLTFGVLGTAGIARKAVIPAIAASDHAVGAVASRDGDRAAAFAESQSIARSYGSYEALLEDDEIDAVYVPLPNGLHAEWTTRAADAGLHVLCEKPLAADAAEAREVVDHCEDRGVTLMEGFMYRYHPRTERVLELVDRELHDVRTVSSTFRFPLYDRPGDVRLDPALAGGSLMDVGCYPVSLARTVLGEPDRAYAHANDTRDAGVDTELAGVLEYADGRSAQVASGFDTRLVQRYRIDATNGWIEVERAFDAPDDEPVELTYEVDGRRGVETFDPVDQYRLQVEHFADRVADGANPLTDGTEAVANMRVIDALAESAAEGGAVDVS
- a CDS encoding 30S ribosomal protein S17e, encoding MAIKPKYIKQLGNVLLERYPDSFNTDFETNKESVTALTTVESKGVRNRIAGYVTQKKAQAAQKA
- a CDS encoding thioredoxin family protein, producing MTNTAADTEPDADEGARRPTSLADADALDAFVDDADAALVEFYTDGCGICASMEPVLGNVARALDVDVALINPRDDPPLVERFDVRSVPLFVLFVDGEPVARRAEGFIPGEELADWVREHAE
- a CDS encoding HVO_2753 family zinc finger protein, with the translated sequence MSESETQGTRQCVSCGIQVAGMNAARFSCPDCGATIHRCAKCRKQSNLYECHDCGFRGP